Proteins encoded by one window of Homo sapiens chromosome 10, GRCh38.p14 Primary Assembly:
- the SFXN3 gene encoding sideroflexin-3 isoform 5 (isoform 5 is encoded by transcript variant 10) has product MSAQVPMNMTITGCMLTFYRKTPTVVFWQWVNQSFNAIVNYSNRSGDTPITVRQLGTAYVSATTGAVATALGLKSLTKHLPPLVGRFVPFAAVAAANCINIPLMRQRELQVGIPVADEAGQRLGYSVTAAKQGIFQVVISRICMAIPAMAIPPLIMDTLEKKDFLKRRPWLGAPLQVGLVGFCLVFATPLCCALFPQKSSIHISNLEPELRAQIHEQNPSVEVVYYNKGL; this is encoded by the exons ATGTCAGCCCAGGTGCCCATGAACATGACCATCACTGGCTGCATGCTCACATTCTACAG GAAGACCCCAACCGTGGTGTTCTGGCAGTGGGTGAATCAGTCCTTCAATGCCATTGTTAACTACTCCAACCGCAGTGGTGACACTCCCATCACTGTGAG GCAGCTGGGGACAGCCTATGTGAGTGCCACCACTGGAGCTGTGGCCACGGCCCTGGGACTCAAATCCCTCACCAAG cacctgcccCCCTTGGTCGGCAGATTTGTGCCCTTTGCAGCAGTGGCAGCTGCCAACTGCATCAACATCCCCCTGATGAGGCAGAG AGAGCTGCAGGTGGGCATCCCGGTGGCTGATGAGGCAGGTCAGAGGCTTGGCTACTCGGTGACTGCAGCCAAGCAGGGAATCTTCCAGGTGGTGATTTCAAGAATCTGCATGGCGATTCCTGCCATGG CCATCCCACCACTGATCATGGACACTCTGGAGAAGAAAGACTTCCTGAAG CGCCGCCCCTGGCTGGGGGCACCCCTGCAGGTGGGACTGGTGGGCTTCTG CCTGGTATTTGCAACCCCCCTGTGCTGTGCCCTATTCCCCCAGAAGAG CTCCATACACATAAGCAACCTGGAACCAGAGCTGAGAGCTCAGATCCATGAGCAAAACCCCAGCGTTGAAGTGGTCTACTACAACAAGGGGCTTTGA
- the SFXN3 gene encoding sideroflexin-3 isoform 6 (isoform 6 is encoded by transcript variant 7) produces MESKMGELPLDINIQEPRWDQSTFLGRARHFFTVTDPRNLLLSGAQLEASRNIVQNYRAGVVTPGITEDQLWRAKYVYDSAFHPDTGEKVVLIGRMSAQVPMNMTITGCMLTFYRKTPTVVFWQWVNQSFNAIVNYSNRSGDTPITVRQLGTAYVSATTGAVATALGLKSLTKHLPPLVGRFVPFAAVAAANCINIPLMRQRELQVGIPVADEAGQRLGYSVTAAKQGIFQVVISRICMAIPAMAIPPLIMDTLEKKDFLKRRPWLGAPLQVGLVGFCLVFATPLCCALFPQKSSIHISNLEPELRAQIHEQNPSVEVVYYNKGL; encoded by the exons AAAATGGGTGAATTGCCTTTAGACATCAACATCCAGGAACCTCGCTGGGACCAAAGTACTTTCCTGGGCAGAGCCCGGCACTTTTTCACTGTTACTGATCCTCGAAATCTGCTGCTGTCCGGGGCACAGCTGGAAGCTTCTCGGAACATCGTGCAGAACTACAG GGCCGGCGTGGTGACCCCAGGGATCACCGAGGACCAGCTGTGGAGGGCCAAGTATGTGTATGACTCCGCCTTCCATCCGGACACAGGGGAGAAGGTGGTCCTGATTGGCCGCATGTCAGCCCAGGTGCCCATGAACATGACCATCACTGGCTGCATGCTCACATTCTACAG GAAGACCCCAACCGTGGTGTTCTGGCAGTGGGTGAATCAGTCCTTCAATGCCATTGTTAACTACTCCAACCGCAGTGGTGACACTCCCATCACTGTGAG GCAGCTGGGGACAGCCTATGTGAGTGCCACCACTGGAGCTGTGGCCACGGCCCTGGGACTCAAATCCCTCACCAAG cacctgcccCCCTTGGTCGGCAGATTTGTGCCCTTTGCAGCAGTGGCAGCTGCCAACTGCATCAACATCCCCCTGATGAGGCAGAG AGAGCTGCAGGTGGGCATCCCGGTGGCTGATGAGGCAGGTCAGAGGCTTGGCTACTCGGTGACTGCAGCCAAGCAGGGAATCTTCCAGGTGGTGATTTCAAGAATCTGCATGGCGATTCCTGCCATGG CCATCCCACCACTGATCATGGACACTCTGGAGAAGAAAGACTTCCTGAAG CGCCGCCCCTGGCTGGGGGCACCCCTGCAGGTGGGACTGGTGGGCTTCTG CCTGGTATTTGCAACCCCCCTGTGCTGTGCCCTATTCCCCCAGAAGAG CTCCATACACATAAGCAACCTGGAACCAGAGCTGAGAGCTCAGATCCATGAGCAAAACCCCAGCGTTGAAGTGGTCTACTACAACAAGGGGCTTTGA
- the SFXN3 gene encoding sideroflexin-3 isoform 2 (isoform 2 is encoded by transcript variant 3), producing MESKMGELPLDINIQEPRWDQSTFLGRARHFFTVTDPRNLLLSGAQLEASRNIVQNYRAGVVTPGITEDQLWRAKYVYDSAFHPDTGEKVVLIGRMSAQGSKDEGHCRRGRSECLCSLRKTPTVVFWQWVNQSFNAIVNYSNRSGDTPITVRQLGTAYVSATTGAVATALGLKSLTKHLPPLVGRFVPFAAVAAANCINIPLMRQRELQVGIPVADEAGQRLGYSVTAAKQGIFQVVISRICMAIPAMAIPPLIMDTLEKKDFLKRRPWLGAPLQVGLVGFCLVFATPLCCALFPQKSSIHISNLEPELRAQIHEQNPSVEVVYYNKGL from the exons AAAATGGGTGAATTGCCTTTAGACATCAACATCCAGGAACCTCGCTGGGACCAAAGTACTTTCCTGGGCAGAGCCCGGCACTTTTTCACTGTTACTGATCCTCGAAATCTGCTGCTGTCCGGGGCACAGCTGGAAGCTTCTCGGAACATCGTGCAGAACTACAG GGCCGGCGTGGTGACCCCAGGGATCACCGAGGACCAGCTGTGGAGGGCCAAGTATGTGTATGACTCCGCCTTCCATCCGGACACAGGGGAGAAGGTGGTCCTGATTGGCCGCATGTCAGCCCAG GGGTCTAAAGATGAGGGCCACTGTAGACGGGGCAGAAGTGAGTGTCTTTGTTCCCTCAGGAAGACCCCAACCGTGGTGTTCTGGCAGTGGGTGAATCAGTCCTTCAATGCCATTGTTAACTACTCCAACCGCAGTGGTGACACTCCCATCACTGTGAG GCAGCTGGGGACAGCCTATGTGAGTGCCACCACTGGAGCTGTGGCCACGGCCCTGGGACTCAAATCCCTCACCAAG cacctgcccCCCTTGGTCGGCAGATTTGTGCCCTTTGCAGCAGTGGCAGCTGCCAACTGCATCAACATCCCCCTGATGAGGCAGAG AGAGCTGCAGGTGGGCATCCCGGTGGCTGATGAGGCAGGTCAGAGGCTTGGCTACTCGGTGACTGCAGCCAAGCAGGGAATCTTCCAGGTGGTGATTTCAAGAATCTGCATGGCGATTCCTGCCATGG CCATCCCACCACTGATCATGGACACTCTGGAGAAGAAAGACTTCCTGAAG CGCCGCCCCTGGCTGGGGGCACCCCTGCAGGTGGGACTGGTGGGCTTCTG CCTGGTATTTGCAACCCCCCTGTGCTGTGCCCTATTCCCCCAGAAGAG CTCCATACACATAAGCAACCTGGAACCAGAGCTGAGAGCTCAGATCCATGAGCAAAACCCCAGCGTTGAAGTGGTCTACTACAACAAGGGGCTTTGA
- the SFXN3 gene encoding sideroflexin-3 isoform 1 (isoform 1 is encoded by transcript variant 1) codes for MGELPLDINIQEPRWDQSTFLGRARHFFTVTDPRNLLLSGAQLEASRNIVQNYRAGVVTPGITEDQLWRAKYVYDSAFHPDTGEKVVLIGRMSAQVPMNMTITGCMLTFYRKTPTVVFWQWVNQSFNAIVNYSNRSGDTPITVRQLGTAYVSATTGAVATALGLKSLTKHLPPLVGRFVPFAAVAAANCINIPLMRQRELQVGIPVADEAGQRLGYSVTAAKQGIFQVVISRICMAIPAMAIPPLIMDTLEKKDFLKRRPWLGAPLQVGLVGFCLVFATPLCCALFPQKSSIHISNLEPELRAQIHEQNPSVEVVYYNKGL; via the exons ATGGGTGAATTGCCTTTAGACATCAACATCCAGGAACCTCGCTGGGACCAAAGTACTTTCCTGGGCAGAGCCCGGCACTTTTTCACTGTTACTGATCCTCGAAATCTGCTGCTGTCCGGGGCACAGCTGGAAGCTTCTCGGAACATCGTGCAGAACTACAG GGCCGGCGTGGTGACCCCAGGGATCACCGAGGACCAGCTGTGGAGGGCCAAGTATGTGTATGACTCCGCCTTCCATCCGGACACAGGGGAGAAGGTGGTCCTGATTGGCCGCATGTCAGCCCAGGTGCCCATGAACATGACCATCACTGGCTGCATGCTCACATTCTACAG GAAGACCCCAACCGTGGTGTTCTGGCAGTGGGTGAATCAGTCCTTCAATGCCATTGTTAACTACTCCAACCGCAGTGGTGACACTCCCATCACTGTGAG GCAGCTGGGGACAGCCTATGTGAGTGCCACCACTGGAGCTGTGGCCACGGCCCTGGGACTCAAATCCCTCACCAAG cacctgcccCCCTTGGTCGGCAGATTTGTGCCCTTTGCAGCAGTGGCAGCTGCCAACTGCATCAACATCCCCCTGATGAGGCAGAG AGAGCTGCAGGTGGGCATCCCGGTGGCTGATGAGGCAGGTCAGAGGCTTGGCTACTCGGTGACTGCAGCCAAGCAGGGAATCTTCCAGGTGGTGATTTCAAGAATCTGCATGGCGATTCCTGCCATGG CCATCCCACCACTGATCATGGACACTCTGGAGAAGAAAGACTTCCTGAAG CGCCGCCCCTGGCTGGGGGCACCCCTGCAGGTGGGACTGGTGGGCTTCTG CCTGGTATTTGCAACCCCCCTGTGCTGTGCCCTATTCCCCCAGAAGAG CTCCATACACATAAGCAACCTGGAACCAGAGCTGAGAGCTCAGATCCATGAGCAAAACCCCAGCGTTGAAGTGGTCTACTACAACAAGGGGCTTTGA
- the SFXN3 gene encoding sideroflexin-3 isoform 3 (isoform 3 is encoded by transcript variant 8), with translation MESKMGELPLDINIQEPRWDQSTFLGRARHFFTVTDPRNLLLSGAQLEASRNIVQNYRAGVVTPGITEDQLWRAKYVYDSAFHPDTGEKVVLIGRMSAQTPTVVFWQWVNQSFNAIVNYSNRSGDTPITVRQLGTAYVSATTGAVATALGLKSLTKHLPPLVGRFVPFAAVAAANCINIPLMRQRELQVGIPVADEAGQRLGYSVTAAKQGIFQVVISRICMAIPAMAIPPLIMDTLEKKDFLKRRPWLGAPLQVGLVGFCLVFATPLCCALFPQKSSIHISNLEPELRAQIHEQNPSVEVVYYNKGL, from the exons AAAATGGGTGAATTGCCTTTAGACATCAACATCCAGGAACCTCGCTGGGACCAAAGTACTTTCCTGGGCAGAGCCCGGCACTTTTTCACTGTTACTGATCCTCGAAATCTGCTGCTGTCCGGGGCACAGCTGGAAGCTTCTCGGAACATCGTGCAGAACTACAG GGCCGGCGTGGTGACCCCAGGGATCACCGAGGACCAGCTGTGGAGGGCCAAGTATGTGTATGACTCCGCCTTCCATCCGGACACAGGGGAGAAGGTGGTCCTGATTGGCCGCATGTCAGCCCAG ACCCCAACCGTGGTGTTCTGGCAGTGGGTGAATCAGTCCTTCAATGCCATTGTTAACTACTCCAACCGCAGTGGTGACACTCCCATCACTGTGAG GCAGCTGGGGACAGCCTATGTGAGTGCCACCACTGGAGCTGTGGCCACGGCCCTGGGACTCAAATCCCTCACCAAG cacctgcccCCCTTGGTCGGCAGATTTGTGCCCTTTGCAGCAGTGGCAGCTGCCAACTGCATCAACATCCCCCTGATGAGGCAGAG AGAGCTGCAGGTGGGCATCCCGGTGGCTGATGAGGCAGGTCAGAGGCTTGGCTACTCGGTGACTGCAGCCAAGCAGGGAATCTTCCAGGTGGTGATTTCAAGAATCTGCATGGCGATTCCTGCCATGG CCATCCCACCACTGATCATGGACACTCTGGAGAAGAAAGACTTCCTGAAG CGCCGCCCCTGGCTGGGGGCACCCCTGCAGGTGGGACTGGTGGGCTTCTG CCTGGTATTTGCAACCCCCCTGTGCTGTGCCCTATTCCCCCAGAAGAG CTCCATACACATAAGCAACCTGGAACCAGAGCTGAGAGCTCAGATCCATGAGCAAAACCCCAGCGTTGAAGTGGTCTACTACAACAAGGGGCTTTGA
- the SFXN3 gene encoding sideroflexin-3 isoform 4 (isoform 4 is encoded by transcript variant 9): MESKMGELPLDINIQEPRWDQSTFLGRARHFFTVTDPRNLLLSGAQLEASRNIVQNYRAGVVTPGITEDQLWRAKKTPTVVFWQWVNQSFNAIVNYSNRSGDTPITVRQLGTAYVSATTGAVATALGLKSLTKHLPPLVGRFVPFAAVAAANCINIPLMRQRELQVGIPVADEAGQRLGYSVTAAKQGIFQVVISRICMAIPAMAIPPLIMDTLEKKDFLKRRPWLGAPLQVGLVGFCLVFATPLCCALFPQKSSIHISNLEPELRAQIHEQNPSVEVVYYNKGL; this comes from the exons AAAATGGGTGAATTGCCTTTAGACATCAACATCCAGGAACCTCGCTGGGACCAAAGTACTTTCCTGGGCAGAGCCCGGCACTTTTTCACTGTTACTGATCCTCGAAATCTGCTGCTGTCCGGGGCACAGCTGGAAGCTTCTCGGAACATCGTGCAGAACTACAG GGCCGGCGTGGTGACCCCAGGGATCACCGAGGACCAGCTGTGGAGGGCCAA GAAGACCCCAACCGTGGTGTTCTGGCAGTGGGTGAATCAGTCCTTCAATGCCATTGTTAACTACTCCAACCGCAGTGGTGACACTCCCATCACTGTGAG GCAGCTGGGGACAGCCTATGTGAGTGCCACCACTGGAGCTGTGGCCACGGCCCTGGGACTCAAATCCCTCACCAAG cacctgcccCCCTTGGTCGGCAGATTTGTGCCCTTTGCAGCAGTGGCAGCTGCCAACTGCATCAACATCCCCCTGATGAGGCAGAG AGAGCTGCAGGTGGGCATCCCGGTGGCTGATGAGGCAGGTCAGAGGCTTGGCTACTCGGTGACTGCAGCCAAGCAGGGAATCTTCCAGGTGGTGATTTCAAGAATCTGCATGGCGATTCCTGCCATGG CCATCCCACCACTGATCATGGACACTCTGGAGAAGAAAGACTTCCTGAAG CGCCGCCCCTGGCTGGGGGCACCCCTGCAGGTGGGACTGGTGGGCTTCTG CCTGGTATTTGCAACCCCCCTGTGCTGTGCCCTATTCCCCCAGAAGAG CTCCATACACATAAGCAACCTGGAACCAGAGCTGAGAGCTCAGATCCATGAGCAAAACCCCAGCGTTGAAGTGGTCTACTACAACAAGGGGCTTTGA
- the SFXN3 gene encoding sideroflexin-3 isoform X1 translates to MESKMGELPLDINIQEPRWDQSTFLGRARHFFTVTDPRNLLLSGAQLEASRNIVQNYRAGVVTPGITEDQLWRAKYVYDSAFHPDTGEKVVLIGRMSAQVPMNMTITGCMLTFYRKTPTVVFWQWVNQSFNAIVNYSNRSGDTPITVRQLGTAYVSATTGAVATALGLKSLTKHLPPLVGRFVPFAAVAAANCINIPLMRQRELQVGIPVADEAGQRLGYSVTAAKQGIFQVVISRICMAIPAMAIPPLIMDTLEKKDFLKVGDCTSLVLEWAMAGRSDQAPTLSPASPDSLRLASPSPDPCTASSTFVHSARMNWAGVKELCRGRRRGQRKETNFISVTPVASDTQKGTVIVMLDLMLILLPPSASILRGTHG, encoded by the exons AAAATGGGTGAATTGCCTTTAGACATCAACATCCAGGAACCTCGCTGGGACCAAAGTACTTTCCTGGGCAGAGCCCGGCACTTTTTCACTGTTACTGATCCTCGAAATCTGCTGCTGTCCGGGGCACAGCTGGAAGCTTCTCGGAACATCGTGCAGAACTACAG GGCCGGCGTGGTGACCCCAGGGATCACCGAGGACCAGCTGTGGAGGGCCAAGTATGTGTATGACTCCGCCTTCCATCCGGACACAGGGGAGAAGGTGGTCCTGATTGGCCGCATGTCAGCCCAGGTGCCCATGAACATGACCATCACTGGCTGCATGCTCACATTCTACAG GAAGACCCCAACCGTGGTGTTCTGGCAGTGGGTGAATCAGTCCTTCAATGCCATTGTTAACTACTCCAACCGCAGTGGTGACACTCCCATCACTGTGAG GCAGCTGGGGACAGCCTATGTGAGTGCCACCACTGGAGCTGTGGCCACGGCCCTGGGACTCAAATCCCTCACCAAG cacctgcccCCCTTGGTCGGCAGATTTGTGCCCTTTGCAGCAGTGGCAGCTGCCAACTGCATCAACATCCCCCTGATGAGGCAGAG AGAGCTGCAGGTGGGCATCCCGGTGGCTGATGAGGCAGGTCAGAGGCTTGGCTACTCGGTGACTGCAGCCAAGCAGGGAATCTTCCAGGTGGTGATTTCAAGAATCTGCATGGCGATTCCTGCCATGG CCATCCCACCACTGATCATGGACACTCTGGAGAAGAAAGACTTCCTGAAGGTAGGCGACTGTACCTCTCTTGTCCTGGAATGGGCGATGGCTGGGAGAAGTGACCAGGCCCCAACTCTCTCTCCAGCCTCGCCTGATTCTCTAAGACTTGCCAGCCCTTCTCCTGACCCCTGCACCGCCTCCTCCACCTTCGTTCATTCAGCAAGAATGAACTGGGCTGGGGTGAAGGAACTctgcaggggcaggaggagaggacaAAGGAAGGAAACCAACTTCATCAGTGTTACTCCAGTGGCTTCTGACACACAGAAGGGGACTGTCATAGTCATGCTTGATCTCATGCTCATTCTTTTACCCCCTAGTGCCTCCATACTGAGAGGTACACACGGGTga